The following proteins are encoded in a genomic region of Streptococcus equi subsp. equi:
- the pyrP gene encoding uracil permease gives MKDVIYDVEEVPKAGILLGLSFQHLFAMFGATVLVPILVGIDPSVALLSSGLGTLAHLSVTTFKIPAYMGSSFAYIAAMQMLMKTDGIGAVAQGAITGGLVYLVVALVVKAIGNEWIDKILPPVVVGPIVMVIGLSLASTAVSDVMLKDGKYNLLYLLIGLVTLLAIIFFNIYGKGIVAIIPILLGLLVGYLFAILVGMVTGQSIVDFTQVAKAQWLSVPAVAIPFLTYDITLYPSAILTMAPIAFVTMTEHFGHIMVLNSLTKRDYFKDPGLEKTLTGDGLAQVIAGFLGAPPVTSYGENIGVMALNKIFSVYVIAGAAVIAGLLSFVGKVSALIQSIPTPVIGGISIALFGVIASSGLKILIEAKVDMDNKKNLLIASVILVSGIGGLMLQINGLQISGVAFSTLLGIILYQLLPEN, from the coding sequence GTGAAAGATGTCATTTATGATGTAGAAGAAGTGCCAAAGGCAGGGATTTTGCTTGGCTTGTCCTTCCAGCATTTATTTGCTATGTTTGGAGCAACTGTTTTGGTTCCAATTTTGGTTGGGATTGATCCGTCAGTTGCCCTCTTATCAAGTGGACTTGGGACTCTGGCGCATTTGTCAGTAACAACATTTAAAATTCCCGCTTATATGGGCTCAAGCTTTGCTTATATTGCAGCCATGCAAATGCTAATGAAAACAGATGGTATTGGTGCAGTTGCACAGGGAGCGATTACAGGTGGCCTGGTTTATCTGGTTGTAGCACTGGTGGTGAAGGCGATTGGCAATGAATGGATCGATAAGATCTTACCTCCAGTTGTGGTTGGTCCCATTGTTATGGTGATCGGTCTTAGCTTGGCCTCAACAGCAGTTAGTGATGTCATGCTAAAGGATGGAAAGTATAACCTGTTATACCTTTTGATTGGTCTTGTCACCTTATTAGCGATTATTTTCTTTAACATTTATGGTAAAGGGATTGTCGCCATCATTCCTATTTTGTTGGGCTTATTGGTTGGCTATTTGTTTGCGATCCTTGTTGGTATGGTGACGGGTCAGTCTATTGTTGACTTTACACAGGTTGCTAAGGCCCAATGGCTCAGTGTTCCAGCTGTGGCTATCCCCTTTTTAACCTATGACATTACCTTGTATCCTAGTGCTATTTTAACGATGGCCCCGATTGCCTTTGTCACCATGACAGAGCATTTCGGTCATATCATGGTGCTTAATAGCCTGACTAAAAGAGATTATTTCAAGGATCCTGGCTTGGAAAAAACCTTGACGGGTGATGGCCTTGCACAGGTGATTGCTGGATTTTTAGGAGCGCCTCCGGTAACATCTTATGGTGAAAATATTGGTGTGATGGCCCTCAATAAAATCTTCTCAGTCTATGTTATTGCAGGTGCCGCTGTGATTGCTGGTTTGTTAAGCTTTGTTGGTAAGGTATCAGCACTTATTCAGTCTATTCCTACTCCAGTGATTGGAGGGATTTCGATTGCTCTGTTTGGGGTTATAGCCTCTAGTGGCTTGAAAATCCTGATTGAAGCTAAGGTTGATATGGACAACAAGAAAAACCTATTGATTGCTAGTGTTATTCTGGTTTCTGGTATTGGAGGCCTCATGCTTCAAATCAATGGCCTTCAGATTTCGGGTGTTGCTTTTTCAACGCTTCTTGGCATTATATTGTATCAGCTTCTTCCAGAAAACTAG
- the pyrB gene encoding aspartate carbamoyltransferase, producing the protein MSVVNNRVALKHLVSMEHLTNEEVLGLISRGSEYKAGKVAIKDNSRHFAANLFFENSTRTHKSFEVAENKLGLRVLDFNADTSAVNKGETLYDTVLTMSALGTEICVIRHPEDDYYQQLIDSPTITASIVNGGDGSGQHPSQCLLDLLTIYEEFGHFDGLKIAIAGDLTHSRVAKSNMQILKRLGAELYFYGPEQWYSSEFDSYGRYMAIDHIIDQLDVLMLLRVQHERHDGSQSFSKEDYHRQFGLTEERYRRLKDSAIIMHPAPVNRDVEIADHLVEAPKARIVAQMANGVFVRMAIIEAILNGRNDKV; encoded by the coding sequence ATGTCAGTTGTAAATAATCGTGTTGCGCTTAAGCATTTGGTGTCAATGGAGCATTTAACAAATGAAGAGGTTTTAGGACTTATTAGTCGTGGCTCTGAATACAAGGCAGGTAAGGTAGCTATTAAAGATAACAGTAGGCACTTTGCAGCTAATTTATTCTTTGAAAATTCAACAAGAACCCATAAATCCTTTGAGGTTGCTGAGAACAAGCTTGGTCTTAGAGTCCTTGATTTTAACGCTGATACAAGTGCTGTCAATAAAGGGGAAACCTTATATGATACTGTTCTTACCATGAGTGCTCTAGGAACAGAAATCTGCGTGATTCGTCACCCAGAAGATGATTACTATCAGCAGCTTATTGACAGTCCAACGATTACTGCCTCTATCGTTAATGGAGGTGATGGATCAGGTCAGCACCCTAGTCAATGCTTGCTTGATTTGCTAACTATTTATGAAGAATTTGGTCATTTTGATGGCCTGAAGATTGCTATTGCAGGGGATTTGACACATTCTCGTGTGGCTAAATCAAACATGCAGATTCTAAAGCGGCTTGGAGCAGAGCTTTATTTCTATGGTCCTGAGCAATGGTACTCGTCTGAATTTGACAGCTATGGAAGGTACATGGCGATTGATCACATTATTGATCAATTAGATGTGTTGATGCTGCTTAGGGTGCAGCATGAGCGCCATGATGGTAGTCAAAGCTTTTCCAAGGAAGATTATCATAGACAGTTTGGTCTAACTGAGGAGCGCTACAGGCGGTTAAAGGACTCTGCGATTATTATGCACCCGGCACCGGTTAATCGCGATGTTGAGATTGCTGACCATTTAGTAGAGGCTCCAAAGGCAAGAATAGTAGCTCAAATGGCTAATGGTGTATTTGTCCGTATGGCCATTATCGAAGCGATCCTTAATGGCAGAAACGATAAGGTCTAA